One Sediminibacillus dalangtanensis genomic region harbors:
- a CDS encoding DUF1146 family protein, with protein MMQSLGQEALISMISHLIFIIITWRVLQGINLEPLIKKGRVMEANILLMFITIAIGTTVSRFFLDFLQWSQQLIFLF; from the coding sequence ATGATGCAATCACTTGGCCAAGAAGCGCTCATCAGTATGATTTCTCACTTGATTTTTATCATTATCACGTGGAGGGTACTGCAAGGTATTAATTTAGAACCTCTTATTAAAAAAGGACGCGTAATGGAAGCGAATATTTTATTGATGTTCATTACGATTGCAATAGGCACGACTGTCAGCAGGTTCTTTTTGGACTTCTTGCAATGGTCCCAGCAGCTAATTTTTCTTTTTTGA
- a CDS encoding F0F1 ATP synthase subunit epsilon, with translation MKTLMVSVVTPDGPVMEDAFEMVSLKAENGELGILHGHIPLVAPLSIGAVRLKGQDDTKKLAVNGGFVEVRPDKVTILAQSAEKPTEIDVERARKAKERAERRLQTKQDDIDFKRAENALRRAINRLDVVGNR, from the coding sequence TTGAAAACACTAATGGTGAGTGTTGTCACTCCTGATGGCCCTGTAATGGAAGATGCTTTCGAAATGGTTAGTTTAAAGGCGGAAAACGGTGAACTCGGTATTTTGCATGGTCACATTCCATTGGTTGCTCCGTTATCGATCGGTGCTGTCCGTTTAAAAGGACAGGACGACACGAAAAAGTTAGCGGTGAATGGCGGATTTGTCGAGGTGCGACCTGATAAGGTGACCATCTTGGCACAATCGGCGGAAAAACCAACCGAAATCGATGTGGAGCGTGCCCGCAAAGCAAAAGAACGGGCTGAAAGACGTCTGCAGACTAAGCAGGACGATATCGACTTCAAAAGGGCTGAAAACGCGCTTAGACGTGCAATCAACCGTCTGGACGTAGTGGGAAATCGATAG
- the atpD gene encoding F0F1 ATP synthase subunit beta yields MSEGRVTQIMGPVVDVKFESGQLPEIYNALRVRYAAQDENESSSELILEVALHLGDDSVRTIAMSSTEGVQRGTEVIDTGAPISVPVGDVTLSRVFNVLGEKIDLDEPLAEGVRRDPIHRQSPKFENLATETEILETGIKVVDLLAPYIKGGKIGLFGGAGVGKTVLIQELINNIAQEHGGISVFAGVGERTREGNDLYYEMKDSGVISKTAMVFGQMNEPPGARMRVALTGLTMAEYFRDEQGQDVLLFIDNIFRFTQAGSEVSALLGRMPSAVGYQPTLATEMGQLQERITSTNKGSVTSIQAVYVPADDYTDPAPATTFAHLDATTNLDRKLSEQGIYPAVDPLASTSRALDPEVVGEEHYEVAREVQRTLQRYKELQDIIAILGMDELTDEDKLTVARARRIQFFLSQNFHVAEQFTGQKGSYVPVQETVKGFREILDGKYDDVPEDAFRLVGRIEEVVEKAQQMA; encoded by the coding sequence ATGAGCGAAGGACGCGTTACCCAAATTATGGGACCCGTAGTGGACGTAAAATTCGAAAGCGGACAGCTTCCGGAAATTTATAACGCTTTACGCGTGCGATATGCAGCACAAGATGAAAATGAATCCAGCAGCGAGCTTATTTTGGAAGTCGCATTGCATTTGGGCGATGACAGTGTTCGTACGATTGCCATGTCATCGACAGAAGGGGTTCAGCGCGGTACAGAAGTAATAGATACAGGAGCACCGATCTCAGTACCTGTAGGCGATGTCACTCTCAGCCGTGTCTTCAACGTTCTGGGTGAAAAAATTGACTTGGATGAGCCGTTGGCAGAAGGTGTACGTCGCGACCCGATTCACCGCCAGTCACCTAAGTTTGAAAACTTAGCGACCGAGACGGAAATCCTGGAGACAGGAATCAAGGTCGTCGATTTGCTGGCTCCGTATATCAAGGGTGGTAAAATCGGACTGTTCGGTGGTGCGGGTGTAGGGAAAACCGTACTGATTCAGGAACTGATCAATAACATCGCCCAGGAACACGGCGGTATCTCCGTTTTCGCTGGCGTTGGCGAACGTACTCGTGAAGGTAACGACTTATACTATGAAATGAAGGACTCAGGGGTTATCAGCAAAACAGCGATGGTTTTCGGCCAGATGAACGAGCCGCCGGGAGCGCGTATGCGTGTTGCCCTTACCGGTTTGACGATGGCGGAATACTTCCGTGATGAGCAGGGGCAGGACGTGTTGCTGTTTATCGACAATATTTTCCGATTCACTCAAGCAGGTTCTGAGGTGTCTGCATTGCTTGGCCGTATGCCTTCAGCGGTTGGATATCAACCGACATTGGCTACCGAGATGGGTCAACTTCAGGAGCGAATCACTTCTACAAATAAAGGGTCGGTAACGTCCATTCAGGCTGTTTATGTGCCTGCCGATGACTATACCGACCCGGCTCCGGCAACAACGTTTGCCCACTTGGATGCAACGACCAACCTGGATCGTAAGTTATCGGAACAGGGTATTTATCCTGCCGTTGATCCTTTGGCGTCCACTTCCCGTGCACTGGACCCGGAAGTTGTCGGGGAAGAGCATTATGAAGTGGCGCGTGAAGTTCAACGTACGTTGCAGCGCTATAAAGAATTACAGGATATCATCGCCATCCTTGGTATGGATGAATTGACGGACGAGGACAAGCTGACAGTTGCCCGTGCCCGCCGTATTCAATTCTTCCTGTCCCAAAATTTCCACGTTGCGGAACAGTTTACTGGTCAAAAAGGCTCCTATGTACCTGTCCAGGAAACTGTAAAAGGCTTCCGTGAAATTTTGGACGGAAAATATGATGATGTACCAGAGGATGCCTTCCGATTGGTTGGCCGGATCGAGGAAGTAGTCGAGAAAGCTCAACAAATGGCATAA
- the atpG gene encoding ATP synthase F1 subunit gamma: MASLRDIQNRINSTKKTKQITNAMHMVSASKLNKAEQNAKSFVPYSEKIQEVVASIANGGDVANHPMLQAREVKKTAYFVITSDRGLAGPYNSSILREVYRDIQSRHQSKDEYTVIAVGRIGRDFFKKRDMPISREITGLADQPNFADIKDLTSETVQMYIDEEIDELNIYYNHFVSAVSQEVSTTKLLPLTNISPEGKQLNSYEYEPNQEEILEVLLPQYAESVLYGALLDGKASEHAARMTAMRSATDNANDLIDDLSLSYNRARQAAITQEITEIVGGAAAQN, encoded by the coding sequence GTGGCTTCACTTAGAGATATCCAAAACCGGATAAACTCGACCAAGAAAACGAAACAAATCACCAACGCGATGCATATGGTGTCTGCTTCAAAGTTGAATAAAGCAGAGCAAAACGCAAAATCGTTTGTACCTTATAGCGAAAAAATTCAGGAAGTGGTCGCAAGCATTGCAAATGGTGGCGATGTTGCCAACCATCCAATGCTGCAGGCACGAGAAGTGAAGAAGACTGCTTATTTTGTCATCACATCTGATCGTGGATTGGCGGGTCCGTACAACAGCAGTATCCTGCGGGAAGTTTACCGTGACATCCAGAGCAGGCATCAATCAAAAGATGAGTATACTGTGATTGCTGTCGGCCGTATTGGAAGAGATTTCTTTAAGAAAAGAGATATGCCAATCTCCAGGGAAATCACCGGACTTGCTGACCAGCCGAATTTTGCTGACATAAAAGATCTGACTTCAGAAACGGTGCAAATGTATATCGATGAAGAAATAGATGAATTGAATATCTATTACAATCATTTTGTAAGTGCAGTTTCCCAAGAAGTATCGACAACAAAACTGCTTCCTTTGACAAATATAAGCCCGGAAGGCAAGCAGTTGAACAGCTACGAGTATGAACCAAACCAGGAAGAAATTCTTGAGGTTCTACTACCGCAATACGCGGAAAGTGTGCTTTACGGTGCTTTGCTGGATGGAAAAGCAAGTGAACACGCTGCCCGGATGACGGCGATGAGAAGTGCTACAGACAATGCAAATGACTTAATTGATGATCTTTCATTGTCATACAACCGTGCTCGCCAGGCAGCCATCACGCAGGAAATCACAGAAATTGTAGGTGGAGCAGCAGCACAGAATTAG
- the atpA gene encoding F0F1 ATP synthase subunit alpha, giving the protein MSIKAEEISALIKQQIENYQSDIEVNDVGTVIEIGDGIARAHGLDDVMAGELVEFSNGVMGMAQNLEESNVGIVILGPYQDIREGDEVRRTGRIMQVPVGDELLGRVVNPLGQPVDGKGAIETGKTRPIESPAPGVMDRKSVHEPLQTGIKAIDALVPIGRGQRELIIGDRQTGKTTVAIDTILNQKDQDMICIYVAIGQKDSTVRGTVETFRRYGALDYTIVVSAGASEPAPLLYLAPYAGVTMGEEFMYNGKHVLVVYDDLSKQAAAYRELSLLLRRPPGREAFPGDVFYLHSRLLERAAKLSDDKGAGSLTALPFVETQAGDIGAYIPTNVISITDGQIFLQSDLFFSGVRPAINPGLSVSRVGGSAQIKAMKKVAGTLRLDLASYRELESFAQFGSDLDKATQAKLNRGARTVEVLKQGLHKPLKVENQVMIIYALTQGYLDDIPVEDITRFEGEFHEWLRTNKKELLQTIRETGKLAETEDMNNAVEEFKKSFVVSA; this is encoded by the coding sequence ATGAGCATTAAAGCTGAAGAAATCAGTGCGCTGATCAAACAGCAAATTGAGAATTATCAATCTGATATAGAAGTCAACGATGTAGGGACAGTAATTGAGATCGGGGACGGAATTGCCCGTGCCCATGGTCTTGATGATGTTATGGCCGGCGAACTAGTCGAATTCTCCAACGGTGTCATGGGAATGGCGCAAAATCTGGAAGAAAGCAACGTAGGTATCGTCATTTTGGGACCATATCAAGATATCCGCGAGGGGGACGAAGTACGTCGTACCGGACGTATTATGCAGGTGCCTGTAGGGGATGAACTGCTTGGACGCGTCGTCAATCCGTTAGGACAGCCAGTAGACGGAAAAGGTGCGATCGAAACGGGAAAAACCCGTCCAATCGAATCTCCTGCACCTGGAGTAATGGATCGTAAGTCCGTTCATGAACCACTTCAAACAGGTATCAAAGCGATCGACGCCCTTGTACCGATCGGGCGTGGCCAGCGTGAGCTAATTATCGGTGACCGTCAAACTGGTAAAACAACCGTTGCAATAGATACGATCCTGAATCAGAAAGATCAGGACATGATTTGTATCTATGTAGCCATCGGACAAAAGGATTCTACCGTACGCGGAACCGTTGAAACATTTCGCCGCTACGGCGCATTGGATTATACGATTGTCGTATCTGCCGGCGCATCGGAACCAGCGCCGCTTCTTTACCTGGCTCCATATGCAGGTGTTACCATGGGTGAAGAATTCATGTACAACGGCAAGCATGTATTGGTAGTCTATGATGACTTGTCCAAACAGGCTGCTGCCTATCGTGAACTTTCCCTCTTGCTTCGCCGTCCGCCAGGCCGTGAAGCATTCCCGGGAGATGTTTTCTACTTGCACTCCCGTCTGTTGGAAAGGGCTGCCAAGCTGAGTGACGACAAAGGCGCTGGTTCATTGACCGCACTGCCTTTTGTGGAAACTCAAGCCGGTGATATCGGTGCCTATATTCCGACAAACGTTATTTCCATCACAGATGGACAGATTTTCTTGCAGTCTGACTTGTTCTTCTCCGGTGTGCGTCCGGCGATTAATCCAGGTTTGTCAGTATCACGTGTCGGCGGTTCTGCCCAAATCAAAGCGATGAAAAAAGTAGCCGGTACGTTGCGCCTTGACTTGGCATCTTACCGTGAGTTGGAATCCTTCGCGCAATTCGGGTCTGACTTGGATAAAGCGACACAGGCAAAACTGAACCGTGGGGCACGGACGGTAGAAGTATTGAAACAGGGCTTGCACAAGCCATTGAAAGTAGAAAACCAGGTAATGATCATTTACGCTTTAACCCAAGGGTATCTGGATGATATTCCGGTCGAAGATATTACGCGCTTCGAAGGTGAGTTCCACGAATGGCTGCGCACTAACAAGAAAGAGTTGCTGCAGACCATCCGTGAGACAGGTAAACTTGCGGAAACGGAAGATATGAACAATGCTGTCGAAGAATTCAAAAAGAGCTTTGTAGTATCAGCGTAA
- a CDS encoding F0F1 ATP synthase subunit delta, with protein MSEAIVAKRYADALFQLAEEKNAVDQLEQQFYILQEVFENNKELLPFLKHPRVNNDKKKQLIRETFQDFSSDVVNTLSLLVDRHREELIPSIISHFIELVHDVKGIAEASVYSVRELTEAEQEQLSQVFAKKLGKSELKITNIVDPSVLGGVRLKIGNTIYDGTISGKLERMERNIVSAK; from the coding sequence ATGAGTGAAGCTATAGTTGCCAAACGATACGCAGATGCTCTTTTTCAACTGGCGGAAGAAAAAAATGCCGTCGACCAGCTTGAACAACAGTTTTACATTTTACAAGAAGTGTTTGAAAACAATAAAGAATTACTACCATTCCTGAAGCATCCAAGAGTTAATAATGATAAAAAGAAACAACTCATCCGTGAGACGTTTCAAGACTTTTCTTCCGATGTAGTCAATACATTGTCACTGCTCGTTGACCGCCATCGCGAAGAACTCATTCCATCCATAATTAGTCACTTTATCGAATTAGTACATGATGTGAAAGGGATAGCGGAAGCAAGCGTCTATTCTGTTCGGGAACTGACCGAAGCGGAGCAGGAACAGCTTTCTCAAGTTTTTGCCAAAAAACTTGGTAAATCCGAGTTGAAGATCACCAATATCGTCGATCCGTCGGTTCTCGGCGGTGTCAGACTGAAGATTGGCAACACGATCTATGATGGAACCATCAGCGGCAAGCTCGAGCGAATGGAACGGAATATCGTATCCGCGAAATAA
- the atpF gene encoding F0F1 ATP synthase subunit B — protein sequence MITQLFFFIVLLLLLRKFAWGPLMNVMKQREDHIASEIETAEKNRAEAERASREAAEELKKTRQEAQTIIEDAKHAGQKQEQQIIEAARETAERIKVSAQEDIEQEKEKAIKALQDQVATLSVQIASKVIEKEINAQDQEQLINEYIKEVGEER from the coding sequence ATGATAACCCAGTTGTTCTTCTTTATTGTATTATTGCTCCTCTTGCGCAAGTTTGCATGGGGACCGTTGATGAATGTCATGAAACAAAGGGAAGACCATATAGCAAGTGAAATCGAAACGGCAGAAAAGAACCGTGCCGAAGCAGAGCGTGCGTCGCGCGAAGCAGCTGAAGAGCTGAAAAAGACCCGTCAGGAAGCGCAGACTATAATTGAAGATGCGAAACATGCCGGGCAAAAGCAAGAACAGCAAATCATCGAAGCGGCCCGCGAAACAGCGGAGCGCATCAAGGTTTCTGCTCAAGAAGACATTGAACAGGAAAAAGAGAAAGCAATCAAAGCATTGCAAGATCAGGTGGCTACCTTGTCCGTGCAAATCGCCAGCAAGGTGATTGAAAAAGAAATTAATGCCCAGGATCAAGAGCAATTGATCAATGAATATATCAAAGAGGTAGGAGAAGAGCGATGA
- the atpE gene encoding F0F1 ATP synthase subunit C, which translates to MGALAAAIAVGLAALGAGIGNGLIVSRTVEGIARQPELRSALQTTMFIGVGLVEAMPIIAVVIALIVM; encoded by the coding sequence ATGGGAGCATTAGCAGCTGCAATCGCAGTAGGACTAGCCGCACTAGGCGCAGGTATTGGTAACGGTTTGATTGTAAGTCGTACAGTAGAAGGGATCGCTCGTCAGCCAGAATTGCGTAGCGCCCTGCAGACAACCATGTTCATTGGTGTAGGTCTGGTTGAGGCAATGCCGATCATCGCGGTAGTAATCGCGCTTATCGTTATGTAA
- the atpB gene encoding F0F1 ATP synthase subunit A: MDHKKPLIEDVFEISWLDFNLSNVLMIAIASALVFILGVAASRKLQMKPTGLQNFMEWVIDFVKGIVGDTMDWKTGKTFLPLGLTLITYIFVSNLLGVAFMAVDSEHHLWWKSPTSDAGITLTLSTMVIVLTHYYGIKMRGVKEYGKDYFRPLPFLFPIKLLEEFSNTLTLGLRLFGNIYAGEILLGLLASLTASGALGFFGGAIPMLAWQGFSLFIGAIQAFIFTMLTMVYMSHKVSSDH; the protein is encoded by the coding sequence TTGGATCATAAAAAACCCTTAATCGAGGACGTTTTTGAAATCTCATGGCTTGATTTCAACTTGTCCAACGTTTTGATGATCGCGATCGCATCCGCCCTTGTTTTCATCCTGGGGGTCGCCGCATCAAGAAAGCTGCAGATGAAGCCAACCGGTCTTCAAAATTTCATGGAATGGGTCATCGATTTCGTGAAAGGGATTGTTGGAGATACGATGGATTGGAAAACGGGGAAAACATTCCTTCCGTTAGGCCTGACGCTGATCACCTATATTTTTGTCAGCAACCTTCTCGGTGTCGCCTTCATGGCAGTGGACTCTGAACACCATCTATGGTGGAAGTCACCGACATCGGATGCAGGCATCACACTGACATTGTCGACCATGGTAATCGTCCTGACACACTACTATGGAATCAAGATGAGGGGTGTGAAGGAATACGGAAAAGACTATTTCCGTCCTTTGCCATTCTTATTCCCGATCAAACTGCTGGAAGAATTCTCGAATACGTTGACGCTTGGTCTTCGTCTTTTCGGTAACATTTATGCAGGGGAAATTCTCTTAGGTTTACTGGCGAGCCTTACCGCTTCCGGTGCGTTGGGATTCTTTGGTGGAGCAATTCCGATGCTGGCATGGCAAGGATTCAGTTTGTTTATTGGAGCCATCCAGGCCTTCATTTTCACTATGTTGACAATGGTCTACATGTCTCACAAAGTGAGCTCGGACCATTAA
- a CDS encoding ATP synthase subunit I yields the protein MQQYEYMITRQRKWMFYLLALLVLGSAFTPYPRIFLGLLLGTVIGFYNLWLMQRKIQQFGKAAAEQRSTKGIGTFSRLAAAAAAVLIALQFEEYFHLIGVLIGLMTVYVVIMIDFAIFRVKD from the coding sequence ATGCAACAATACGAATATATGATAACCCGTCAGCGCAAATGGATGTTCTACCTTCTCGCACTATTGGTACTAGGATCGGCTTTCACTCCGTATCCGCGTATCTTCCTCGGACTTCTCCTTGGAACAGTGATAGGCTTTTACAACCTATGGCTTATGCAAAGAAAGATCCAGCAGTTCGGCAAAGCAGCAGCTGAACAACGTTCTACCAAAGGTATTGGTACCTTTTCCCGATTGGCAGCAGCCGCAGCGGCTGTGCTTATCGCCCTTCAGTTTGAAGAATATTTCCATCTTATTGGTGTGTTAATTGGATTAATGACAGTTTACGTTGTCATTATGATAGATTTTGCAATATTTAGAGTCAAAGATTAG
- a CDS encoding S8 family serine peptidase: MVKHIACALVLAILLSFIPSTKPSAEIEEPQSLIVEIDGDPHAYKEFIEKYHPFIEVLQVYDTLFTGLAVRGKAHQLEKIETEDFVRKSYPVQTYQATAENSVDFLKQGSFFQSEAGSKYTGKGVKVGVIDTGIDYTHPDLAASYQGGFDVVDLDDDPMETKVDQGMPTIHGSHVAGIIAARGKMSGVAPEAELYGYRALGPGGMGTSVQVIAALEKAVKDGMDIINMSLGSSVNGPDWPTSAAVNRAIDKGVSVVVANGNEGPENWTVGSPATSDKAISVGASTPPMTTPSLYDQLHDKKIELNLFMGSVPWALEKKYPIVHRKLENGKIEDARGRMVLIERGTVPFADKARAAEKAGAEAVVIYNNEKGSFVGSIDDGKEPVDIPVASISQADGQWLVENAAAQETWLETNYQKEQDLMASFSSRGPVTVNWEIKPEIVAPGAAITSTVPGGYQELQGTSMAAPHVAGGLALVKQAHPDWSHDQLKGALLTTALPVNDEKGNRYDPIVQGMGRMQIDAAINTDTILYNPLLSFGKIDERKQRSTYELVVENISDQPQEFRFDIPKQQRGLRWELPKAVTVKAGEKEKIPITLSVTTSLLESGIHQGWLTLQRDKGKETYQLPYLFLVNEAEYPKAMGMEFALKPFTDDQYQYRMYLPEGAEELTIDLYNPSTLRFDRTVLELKNQQPGLIEGVLDKHEIGKQGQYLANIIVKTDKDHQYNYPTTLQIE; the protein is encoded by the coding sequence ATGGTAAAACATATCGCATGCGCTCTTGTCCTCGCCATTCTGTTGTCTTTTATCCCCTCTACAAAACCTTCGGCAGAAATAGAAGAACCCCAATCACTCATCGTCGAGATTGATGGCGATCCTCATGCATACAAGGAATTCATTGAAAAATATCATCCATTTATAGAAGTTTTGCAAGTGTACGATACCCTGTTTACCGGACTGGCGGTTCGCGGGAAGGCACACCAGCTGGAAAAAATCGAAACCGAAGACTTTGTCCGCAAAAGCTACCCAGTGCAGACCTATCAAGCCACTGCAGAAAACAGTGTAGATTTTTTAAAACAGGGGTCTTTTTTTCAATCGGAGGCTGGCAGTAAGTATACCGGAAAGGGTGTGAAAGTAGGGGTAATCGATACGGGCATCGATTATACTCACCCTGACCTGGCTGCAAGCTATCAAGGCGGATTCGATGTTGTCGACCTGGATGATGACCCGATGGAAACCAAAGTGGACCAAGGGATGCCAACCATACATGGCAGTCATGTAGCGGGGATTATTGCTGCCCGCGGCAAAATGTCAGGAGTAGCACCAGAGGCCGAGCTCTATGGCTATCGCGCTCTCGGTCCCGGCGGAATGGGAACATCGGTACAGGTCATCGCTGCTCTGGAAAAAGCCGTGAAAGACGGAATGGATATTATCAATATGTCACTTGGCAGTTCGGTGAATGGACCGGACTGGCCGACAAGTGCTGCAGTCAACCGCGCCATTGACAAAGGGGTGTCAGTGGTCGTGGCAAATGGAAACGAAGGGCCGGAAAACTGGACAGTTGGATCGCCGGCCACCTCGGATAAAGCAATTTCGGTCGGGGCCTCCACGCCCCCTATGACAACTCCCTCTTTGTATGACCAGCTGCATGATAAAAAGATCGAATTGAATTTGTTCATGGGGTCAGTCCCCTGGGCACTCGAAAAAAAATATCCGATAGTCCACCGGAAACTGGAAAACGGAAAAATCGAGGATGCCAGGGGAAGAATGGTACTGATCGAACGAGGGACAGTCCCCTTTGCCGACAAAGCTCGGGCAGCAGAGAAAGCGGGGGCTGAAGCTGTGGTGATTTATAACAACGAAAAAGGCAGTTTTGTAGGTTCTATTGACGATGGAAAAGAGCCGGTAGATATTCCGGTTGCATCCATTTCACAGGCGGATGGTCAATGGCTCGTGGAAAATGCGGCTGCACAGGAAACCTGGTTGGAAACAAACTATCAAAAAGAGCAGGATCTAATGGCTTCATTCAGTTCGAGAGGGCCGGTCACGGTCAATTGGGAAATCAAGCCTGAAATTGTGGCACCTGGAGCAGCCATCACTAGCACAGTGCCAGGCGGTTACCAGGAGTTGCAGGGAACAAGCATGGCAGCCCCCCATGTGGCCGGTGGGCTTGCTTTGGTGAAACAGGCCCATCCAGATTGGAGCCATGATCAGCTGAAAGGAGCACTGCTGACGACTGCTTTGCCGGTAAACGACGAAAAGGGAAACAGATATGATCCGATTGTACAAGGGATGGGCCGGATGCAGATTGACGCCGCTATTAACACGGATACAATCCTGTATAACCCGCTTCTTTCTTTTGGGAAAATTGATGAGAGAAAACAGAGAAGCACATATGAACTGGTGGTCGAAAACATATCTGATCAGCCTCAGGAGTTTCGGTTTGATATTCCAAAGCAGCAGCGAGGCTTGAGGTGGGAGCTACCAAAGGCTGTCACGGTCAAAGCGGGAGAGAAGGAAAAGATTCCGATTACGTTGTCAGTGACAACTTCCCTGTTGGAGAGCGGAATCCATCAAGGCTGGCTGACGCTGCAACGTGATAAGGGTAAAGAAACGTATCAACTTCCCTATTTGTTTCTCGTCAACGAAGCGGAGTACCCGAAAGCGATGGGAATGGAATTTGCTCTAAAGCCATTCACCGATGACCAATATCAGTATCGGATGTACCTTCCGGAAGGGGCGGAAGAATTGACCATTGACCTTTACAATCCGTCGACCCTCCGGTTTGACCGTACCGTCCTGGAATTAAAAAACCAACAACCAGGCCTGATTGAAGGCGTGTTGGATAAACACGAAATTGGAAAACAAGGCCAATACCTGGCTAACATCATCGTCAAAACCGATAAAGATCACCAATACAACTACCCAACCACCCTGCAAATCGAGTAA
- the wecB gene encoding non-hydrolyzing UDP-N-acetylglucosamine 2-epimerase, whose protein sequence is MTKPIKVMTIFGTRPEAVKMAPLVLELNKRPEQFETIVTVTAQHREMLDQVLDIFGITPDFDLNIMKSRQTLAQITTRALEGLDDVIKQTNPDIVLVHGDTTTTFAASLAAYYNQTAVGHVEAGLRTWNKYSPYPEEINRQLTGVMADLHFSPTEQAKQNLLQENKPEERVFVTGNTAIDALKTTIADDYKSPTLDELNGKRLVLMTAHRRENLGSNMQQMFRAIKRLVEAHDDVQVVYPVHLNPAVRETAVEILGNDERVKLIEPLGLVDFHNFAAHAHLILTDSGGIQEEAPSLGVPVLVLRDTTERPEGIQAGTLKLAGTDEDNIFRLANELLSDEKAHALMAKASNPYGDGQGSARIAEAIRYYFGQTKDRPASFQI, encoded by the coding sequence ATGACAAAGCCGATCAAGGTAATGACGATTTTCGGTACCCGACCGGAAGCGGTAAAAATGGCGCCGCTTGTCCTGGAACTCAATAAACGTCCCGAGCAATTCGAAACGATTGTGACCGTGACTGCCCAACACAGGGAAATGCTTGATCAGGTTCTGGATATTTTCGGGATTACACCCGATTTCGATTTGAATATCATGAAATCACGGCAAACGCTGGCTCAAATTACGACCAGAGCACTTGAAGGCCTTGATGATGTAATCAAACAGACTAATCCAGATATCGTGCTCGTGCATGGAGATACGACTACAACCTTTGCCGCTTCATTGGCTGCCTATTATAATCAAACTGCCGTAGGACACGTTGAGGCAGGGCTTCGGACATGGAACAAATACTCTCCTTATCCGGAAGAAATAAACAGACAGTTGACAGGGGTCATGGCCGACTTGCATTTTTCCCCGACAGAACAGGCGAAACAAAACTTGCTCCAGGAAAACAAGCCGGAAGAGAGGGTGTTTGTTACAGGGAATACAGCAATCGATGCTTTGAAAACAACGATTGCAGATGATTATAAGAGCCCGACACTCGATGAGCTTAACGGTAAACGGTTAGTGCTGATGACTGCCCATCGACGGGAAAACTTGGGTAGTAATATGCAGCAAATGTTTCGTGCCATCAAGCGGCTCGTCGAAGCGCATGATGATGTTCAGGTTGTCTACCCGGTACACTTGAACCCGGCAGTCAGGGAAACGGCCGTTGAAATACTCGGAAATGATGAGCGAGTAAAACTGATTGAACCCCTCGGTTTGGTCGACTTTCATAATTTCGCGGCCCACGCCCATCTGATTTTGACGGATTCCGGAGGGATCCAGGAAGAAGCACCATCTCTCGGGGTTCCGGTTCTAGTCCTCCGCGATACCACCGAACGCCCGGAAGGTATCCAGGCCGGAACATTGAAGCTCGCCGGAACGGATGAAGACAACATCTTCCGTCTGGCCAATGAACTACTATCAGATGAAAAAGCCCATGCTCTAATGGCCAAAGCGTCCAATCCATATGGAGATGGACAAGGCTCAGCCAGAATAGCGGAAGCAATCCGCTACTATTTTGGACAAACAAAGGACCGTCCTGCTTCGTTTCAAATTTAA